In a genomic window of Roseiflexus castenholzii DSM 13941:
- a CDS encoding MFS transporter — MTDAQISVTLSPVQRRHGAMVMLVITFLMWGGFFMVIPLLSLRYVDDLGWSAGAVGLVLAIRQLTQQGLTVFGGALADRFGAKELIVVGMLIRAISFSAMAVATTYPFLMISAILAALGGALFDSPSSAAMVALTRPEERNRYFAVLGIVRGLGMSLGPLVGAALLRVDFAFVALAAGGCFFVASGITFLLLPPVRVAAERSELLAGILMALRDRRFMAFNVLLMGYWFMWVQLTISLPLAARALAGTSDAVSWLYALNAGMSVLLQYPVVRLAERWLRPLPVLMFGIVLMALGLGSVVFAGAIGALLVSVALFSFGALLAAPGQQTVAADLANPAALGSYFGVSALALALGGGIGNYAGGALYSLGHDINFPALPWLVCLGVGIGSAAGLAALDRRLVRRAESGVRG, encoded by the coding sequence TTCTTCATGGTCATTCCCCTTCTGTCCCTACGGTATGTTGATGATCTGGGATGGTCGGCGGGCGCCGTGGGGTTGGTGCTGGCGATCCGGCAGTTGACGCAACAGGGGTTGACCGTCTTTGGTGGTGCGCTGGCAGATCGGTTCGGTGCGAAGGAGTTAATCGTCGTCGGGATGCTCATTCGTGCAATAAGTTTCAGCGCGATGGCGGTTGCGACGACGTATCCCTTCCTGATGATCAGCGCCATTCTGGCGGCGCTTGGCGGCGCCTTGTTCGATTCGCCTTCGTCGGCGGCGATGGTGGCGCTGACGCGCCCCGAAGAGCGCAATCGCTACTTTGCCGTGTTGGGCATTGTGCGCGGGCTGGGAATGTCGCTCGGTCCGCTGGTGGGCGCAGCGCTTTTGCGGGTTGATTTTGCCTTTGTTGCGCTTGCGGCTGGCGGGTGTTTCTTTGTTGCTTCTGGAATCACCTTCCTGTTGTTGCCGCCGGTGCGGGTTGCCGCCGAGCGCAGCGAGTTGCTGGCGGGCATTCTGATGGCGCTGCGCGACCGACGATTCATGGCGTTCAACGTTCTGTTGATGGGATACTGGTTTATGTGGGTGCAGTTGACCATCTCGCTCCCTCTGGCAGCGCGGGCGCTGGCGGGAACTTCCGATGCGGTCAGCTGGCTCTATGCGCTGAATGCGGGTATGAGCGTGCTTTTGCAGTATCCGGTTGTGCGCCTGGCGGAACGCTGGTTGCGCCCGCTTCCCGTGCTGATGTTTGGCATCGTGTTGATGGCGCTAGGGTTAGGAAGTGTTGTGTTTGCCGGCGCCATTGGCGCGCTGCTGGTGAGTGTGGCGCTCTTCTCGTTCGGCGCGCTGCTGGCGGCGCCTGGACAACAGACGGTTGCCGCCGATCTGGCGAACCCGGCAGCGCTCGGATCGTACTTCGGCGTCAGTGCGCTGGCGCTGGCGCTTGGTGGCGGCATCGGCAATTATGCGGGAGGGGCGCTCTATAGTTTGGGCCACGACATCAACTTCCCTGCGCTACCCTGGCTGGTTTGCCTGGGAGTGGGCATCGGTTCGGCAGCCGGGCTTGCGGCGCTCGACCGGCGCCTTGTACGGCGGGCAGAGTCAGGGGTTAGGGGTTAG